One window of uncultured Fretibacterium sp. genomic DNA carries:
- a CDS encoding ABC-2 family transporter protein produces MNQWFKAYWFLLYHRLRSIRQYPLDMAFGILGTVVWHLPNFLLIDIVFDRAQTIRVPKGYLLVLYGLSVFGDGVQHTFAEALWQFGNVFVRSGAYDSVLTRPMPPLVQVLASRFDIDGMGGILWGLFCCLYGLRIADAVSPGAMTKLFLSLGVSANVYLSINILTSSLAFVAVDNFPVTHTVFQLHSFGRFPMTIYPRWARTLLTLAVPVFCATYYPAAEIFSRGYLGALFLFMLSILMLVLGIFTWQSLSKIYKSTGA; encoded by the coding sequence ATGAATCAATGGTTCAAGGCGTATTGGTTTCTCCTCTATCATCGCCTGCGTTCGATCCGGCAATATCCTTTGGACATGGCGTTCGGCATTCTGGGGACGGTTGTCTGGCATCTGCCCAATTTCCTGTTGATCGACATCGTATTCGACCGTGCACAGACAATCCGGGTCCCCAAAGGGTACCTGCTGGTTCTGTACGGGCTGTCCGTATTCGGAGATGGGGTACAGCACACGTTCGCCGAGGCCCTCTGGCAGTTCGGCAATGTGTTCGTCCGGTCGGGTGCGTACGATTCCGTCCTGACCCGGCCTATGCCTCCCTTGGTGCAGGTGCTGGCCAGCCGCTTCGATATCGACGGGATGGGAGGAATCCTCTGGGGTTTGTTCTGTTGTCTGTACGGCCTTCGGATCGCCGATGCCGTTTCCCCTGGCGCGATGACAAAGCTGTTTTTGTCCTTGGGCGTTTCGGCCAACGTCTATTTGAGCATCAATATCCTGACCTCCTCCCTGGCGTTCGTCGCCGTCGATAACTTTCCGGTGACGCACACGGTCTTTCAGCTTCATTCCTTCGGCCGCTTTCCGATGACCATATATCCTCGCTGGGCAAGGACGCTTCTGACTCTGGCGGTTCCCGTGTTTTGTGCAACGTATTATCCGGCCGCAGAGATCTTTTCTCGGGGATATTTAGGCGCTCTGTTTCTGTTTATGTTGAGTATTTTGATGTTAGTATTGGGCATATTTACATGGCAATCACTAAGTAAAATATACAAAAGCACTGGAGCGTAA
- a CDS encoding ABC-2 family transporter protein: protein MWNMVRLHVRANFKRLLMYKTASFLSFLGAMCQVALFYCFWRGICDADWETLRYVLLARFFFFFVCSNNIWAIAGDIKSGKVALHLTKPIRYLALSFIDFLSRKLTVFVVQGIPLIMFLLFFVDMKVRWVSLFLCALSVFVSLVICYCLDFLLSFLCTLTRNHWGVSALRDGIVQISSGAVVPLHMFPLSVGRAMETLPFAYMIDTPVRILTASADAAGALSLQLVYCVLMVALSVAADAAFTKKLQIQGG, encoded by the coding sequence ATGTGGAACATGGTGCGGTTGCATGTCCGGGCCAATTTCAAGCGGCTGCTGATGTACAAAACGGCATCCTTTCTCAGCTTTTTGGGTGCGATGTGCCAAGTGGCCCTGTTTTATTGCTTTTGGAGAGGCATTTGTGACGCGGATTGGGAGACTTTACGCTATGTCCTCCTGGCCCGATTCTTTTTCTTCTTCGTCTGTTCCAACAACATCTGGGCTATCGCCGGCGATATAAAAAGCGGAAAAGTAGCGCTCCATCTGACCAAGCCCATTCGTTATCTCGCCCTTTCCTTTATCGACTTCCTGTCGAGAAAACTCACCGTATTCGTCGTACAGGGCATTCCTCTGATTATGTTCCTGCTTTTTTTCGTCGACATGAAAGTTCGTTGGGTGTCGCTGTTTTTGTGTGCCCTTTCGGTCTTCGTCTCCCTGGTCATCTGCTACTGCCTCGACTTTCTGCTGTCGTTTCTGTGCACGCTGACGCGCAACCACTGGGGGGTCAGCGCATTGCGCGATGGAATTGTGCAGATTTCAAGCGGGGCCGTTGTCCCGCTCCACATGTTTCCTCTGTCGGTTGGACGGGCAATGGAGACGCTGCCCTTCGCCTATATGATCGACACCCCTGTGCGGATACTGACGGCGTCTGCTGATGCCGCGGGCGCCCTCTCGCTTCAGCTCGTGTATTGTGTCCTGATGGTCGCCTTATCCGTCGCTGCGGATGCTGCCTTTACGAAAAAACTGCAAATTCAGGGGGGATGA
- a CDS encoding ATP-binding cassette domain-containing protein, with protein MTKHYSLKSGVVVRALCGVSFTVGEGDAVGLIGMNGAGKSTMIKLMTGIIHPTAGTVSVMGYVPARDRRSLCRHYGVMFGQRSQMMWDLPARDSFFVNGSIYGLSSKDVLHKLEEFSRILDLDFLDVPVRQLSLGQKMICDFLLTLLHEPRLLFLDEATIGLDVYNRARLLQAISYMNRQHGITMVLTTHLMNDIESVCGKILLIDKGELRYDGPLTGFLRGGDLYRRIGVEFHDSRSLDRASRMLEEHEGIRVAAEERVLKIYCPNDNALIRTLVASIYDTASVAEITIANVSLEERLLQMRS; from the coding sequence TTGACGAAACATTACAGCCTGAAAAGCGGGGTAGTCGTCCGGGCCTTGTGTGGCGTCAGCTTTACCGTCGGGGAGGGCGATGCCGTTGGGCTTATCGGGATGAACGGCGCCGGAAAATCGACGATGATCAAGCTGATGACGGGGATCATCCATCCTACCGCCGGAACCGTTTCGGTCATGGGCTACGTCCCTGCCCGCGATCGCAGAAGCCTGTGCAGACACTACGGCGTCATGTTCGGGCAGCGGAGCCAGATGATGTGGGACCTTCCTGCCAGGGACTCCTTTTTTGTCAACGGTAGCATCTACGGCCTGTCCTCCAAGGACGTGTTGCACAAGTTGGAGGAGTTCAGCCGTATTTTGGACCTGGATTTTCTGGATGTTCCCGTCAGGCAGCTCAGCCTCGGTCAAAAGATGATCTGCGACTTCTTGCTGACCCTGCTGCATGAGCCCAGACTGCTGTTTCTGGACGAGGCGACGATAGGACTGGACGTCTACAACAGGGCGAGGCTGCTGCAGGCGATAAGCTACATGAATCGCCAGCACGGTATCACGATGGTCCTGACCACGCACCTGATGAACGATATCGAGAGCGTGTGCGGGAAGATCCTGTTGATCGACAAGGGAGAGCTCCGCTACGATGGGCCTTTGACCGGATTTTTGCGCGGTGGCGATCTGTACAGGAGAATAGGCGTCGAATTTCACGACTCGAGATCGCTGGACCGGGCATCCCGGATGCTGGAGGAGCACGAGGGGATCCGTGTGGCTGCCGAGGAGCGCGTTTTGAAGATCTATTGTCCCAACGACAACGCGCTGATAAGAACCCTTGTAGCGAGTATCTACGATACCGCTTCGGTCGCCGAGATCACTATCGCAAATGTCTCGCTTGAAGAGCGCCTTCTTCAGATGAGGTCGTAG
- the gyrB gene encoding DNA topoisomerase (ATP-hydrolyzing) subunit B yields MTQDTRNAEGGYDAGSIQVLEGLEAVRKRPGMYIGDTGSRGLHHLIYEVVDNAVDEAIGGYCDRIEVTIHADESISVRDNGRGIPTDPHPYNGRPTCEVVLTILHAGGKFGNGAYKVSGGLHGVGVSVVNALSTWLEVTIARDGVQRTQRFERGIPVTDLSPGTPADWRGTLIHYLPDDTIFEEVHHSLDVLKSRLRELAFLNPGLAISVEDERTGEKKEYHFDGGIRAFVEYLDRGKTALFTPPVILSGERDGIAIDVGFQYNDSYLERIFSFANLIHTIEGGTHVSGLRTAMTRAVNEAARNNKILRDKDENLSGDDLKEGLTCVLSVKLGNPQFEGQTKTKLGNSEVRGAVDSFVYEGLLSWFEDAPDLLRPIVDKAVRARQAREAAKKARELVRKGSMTGLNLPGKLADCSSRTPENTELYIVEGDSAGGSAKQGRDRSFQAILPLRGKILNVEKARLDKMLSNNEIRTIIQALGCGIGNEFDEKKLRYHKIIIMTDADVDGAHISTLLLTFFYRHMPELINQGYLYLAQPPLYRVQKGKQVQYCYTEKELRQHVDGAPDPTKVGVQRYKGLGEMNPSQLWETTMDPTNRVLRQIELNDDLLADEYFDILMGDKVEPRRDFITSYAHEVKNLDI; encoded by the coding sequence ATGACTCAGGACACACGGAACGCGGAGGGCGGCTACGACGCCGGAAGCATACAGGTACTGGAAGGACTCGAGGCCGTTCGCAAGCGCCCCGGCATGTACATCGGGGACACCGGGAGCCGGGGCCTCCACCACCTCATCTACGAGGTCGTCGACAACGCCGTCGACGAGGCGATCGGCGGCTACTGCGACCGCATCGAGGTCACCATCCACGCGGACGAGAGCATCAGCGTCCGGGACAACGGGCGCGGCATCCCCACGGACCCGCACCCCTACAACGGGCGTCCGACCTGCGAGGTCGTCCTCACCATCCTGCACGCGGGGGGAAAGTTCGGGAACGGCGCCTACAAGGTCTCGGGCGGGCTTCACGGCGTGGGCGTCTCAGTGGTCAACGCGCTCTCGACCTGGCTGGAGGTCACGATCGCGCGCGACGGCGTGCAGCGCACCCAGCGGTTCGAACGGGGAATTCCCGTCACCGACCTCTCGCCGGGGACCCCCGCGGATTGGCGCGGCACCCTGATCCACTACCTCCCCGACGACACGATCTTCGAGGAGGTCCACCACTCCCTGGACGTGTTGAAGAGCCGCCTTCGGGAGCTGGCGTTCCTCAACCCGGGGCTCGCCATCTCCGTGGAGGACGAGCGCACGGGGGAAAAGAAGGAGTACCACTTCGACGGGGGCATACGGGCCTTCGTCGAGTATCTGGACCGCGGCAAGACGGCCCTCTTCACCCCTCCCGTCATCCTCTCCGGGGAGCGGGACGGCATCGCGATCGACGTCGGGTTCCAGTACAACGACAGCTACCTCGAACGCATCTTCTCCTTCGCCAACCTCATCCACACGATCGAGGGGGGGACGCATGTGTCGGGGCTCCGGACCGCCATGACCCGGGCCGTCAACGAAGCCGCGCGGAACAACAAGATCCTGCGCGACAAGGACGAGAACCTCTCCGGCGACGACCTGAAGGAGGGCCTGACCTGCGTGCTGTCCGTCAAGCTGGGCAACCCCCAGTTCGAGGGGCAGACCAAGACCAAGCTGGGGAACAGCGAGGTCCGGGGCGCCGTGGACTCCTTCGTCTACGAGGGACTGCTCTCCTGGTTCGAGGACGCCCCCGACCTTCTCCGTCCCATCGTGGACAAGGCGGTCCGCGCCCGGCAGGCCCGCGAGGCCGCCAAGAAGGCGCGCGAGCTCGTCCGCAAGGGGTCCATGACGGGCCTGAACCTCCCCGGGAAGCTCGCGGACTGCTCCTCCAGGACCCCGGAGAACACGGAGCTCTACATCGTCGAGGGCGACAGCGCCGGCGGCAGCGCCAAGCAGGGCCGGGACCGCTCGTTCCAGGCCATCCTTCCCCTGAGGGGCAAGATCCTGAACGTGGAAAAGGCGCGGCTCGACAAGATGCTCTCCAACAACGAGATCCGCACGATCATCCAGGCCCTGGGCTGCGGCATCGGCAACGAGTTCGACGAGAAAAAGCTGCGCTACCACAAGATCATCATCATGACGGATGCGGACGTCGACGGCGCGCACATCAGCACGCTGCTCCTCACCTTCTTCTACCGCCACATGCCCGAGCTGATCAATCAGGGCTACCTCTATCTGGCCCAGCCCCCCCTCTACAGGGTGCAGAAGGGCAAGCAGGTCCAGTACTGCTACACCGAGAAGGAACTGCGCCAGCACGTGGACGGGGCCCCCGACCCGACCAAGGTCGGGGTGCAGCGCTACAAGGGACTCGGAGAGATGAACCCGTCCCAGCTCTGGGAGACGACGATGGACCCCACCAATCGTGTGCTCCGGCAGATCGAGCTCAACGACGATCTGCTCGCCGACGAGTACTTCGACATCCTGATGGGCGACAAGGTCGAGCCGAGGCGGGACTTCATCACGTCCTATGCGCATGAGGTGAAGAACTTGGATATTTAA